The genomic window CACTCGCGCCTTTTGTAAAAGACGATAAAGAGAAAAAACTTTTAACCCACAAAATGACCCCTCAAGAAGCACATGATAAATGGCTAGCAAAAGAAATATCAACTATGGAATATTTAGCAGCAATTCCTGAAGTTGAGATATGAATCCAACAGAATTAAATATCACCAAAATCGAACTCACTCCTAACAGTGGTTGGACGCTCAATATTCTCTCGCGTCGGGTAGCAACGATTACCGACCCCCTGGGAAACAGAAAAACCAGCTACTTCGGGTTCGATACCAAAGAACAAGCCGAAAAGTTTAGAAATTGGCTTGTCAGAAAAAACAAATGTAGTAGTGCAGTTATCCGTCACTCAGAACGATTAGCTACTGAATGGGAGGTAAAAGCTTGGAATGTTCCAACCTCCCTAATTCTTGAATGCGCCGTCAAAGATTTAAAGGAATCAAGCAATGCAACTATCTCTACTAAATCTACCCTACAACGAGAATAATTCACCCTTAGCAGATATTTTCAATATTCCTCATTTAGAAAAAGCAGAAGCCCTTCGTAATTTAGCTGCTTCAATGCAGCCAACAATCGACCAAAAGAAAAATCCTGCTATTGGAAATCAAAGGGTAACAAAGCATCGTAAAACTATAGCTCAAGGAATAATCCAAGAAGGACTTGAACTTGAGATTATCCAGTCTTGGTTATTTGCGATCGCACAAATGTGGGAAGTAGGAAATATCCCACCAATACTACGCGGTATATCTCACAAATCGCAAGTAGAAGTCCTATTTAGAATTTCCCAAATGGGAGAAACAATTCAGAAAGTCCAAGAAAAATTGGCAGGCGAATATTACCAAGACTGGGTAAAGTCTTTAAGTCGCGCCGGATTACATACACCAAGCGAAATCATATCCGCAATAACAGAAATTCAACAGGTAGTAAAACCTGAAGCAATTAATACTACTAAGGAACAACTCAATAGGCTTGAGTTAGAAATTATTGGGATGAAAGATGGAGATTTCTTCCCTACTCCTAAACCAGTCTGTCAACGGCTTGTTCAACTGGCAGATATTAAACCAAATTGGCAAATTTTAGAGCCTAGTGCAGGTAGTGGAAATATTGCTGAGTATATCACTAATACCTACCCTAATGTTCAACTAGAAGTGGTTGAGATTAATTACGATTTACAACAAATTCTAGAACTCAAAGGATTTAATATCGTAGGGAAAAACTTTCTGGAGTTTAACCCCAGTCATTTATACAATGCCTGTATCATGAATCCTCCATTTTGTGAACTTGTCCAACATATATATCAGGCTTGGAAGTTACTCATAACGGGTGGCGTATTAGTTTCAGTCATACCTGAATCAGTTTTCTTTAATCGTAAGTACAAAACCTTCAAAAACTGGCTAATAGCCAATAATAGCTATGTAGAAATGGTAGATAAAGATGCCTTTTTAAGTTCAAATAACCCTACAAACGTAGCCACCAGAATCATTAAACTCATTAAACCATAGTGTACTACAAGCGCATGGCATACTGCCAAATTGATAAAACTAAATATGTCACGTATATTTTCCCTATATGGGGACAATATATGAGATACAAAATCCTTACACAGCAAGAGTTAGAAGTAGCACTAAATAAGTGCAAGCTTGCTGGTTGGAATGTCAGTAATATCACCAAACTTAGTAATAAAATGCTTGAAATCAAACCCCAACGAACAAGGAGATAAATATGACAATTGAAACTATTGCTTCTTATAGATTTATTCCTGGTAAAGACAGTCAAATAACTAGTTATGGATCTCCTGAAGAACAAACAGTCGCAATTCATAATTCAAGCATGGCATCTGTGTCACTGACTTTCACAACTGAAAACACATCTGTTCTTAGACAAATTATCATCAGTGTTCAGCAAATATACCAGATACTTATAAATACTAAAACTGAAATTATTCAGGAAGATAATTGCATTGACAGCTTTACAGGCTTAAGGGGAGAGTGTGATGAAAAGTCTATCTAAATAACTAAGTATCAATCAATCTTTTAAGTCGTCTTAATAACAGACGACTTTGATTTTTTACAACGACTTTTTGCTTTACGCATTAAATATTGATTTCCATTAATTAAAATTATGCCAAAAAGTCAAACAAAGCCTACTAATTCTGCTACTGAAGAAAGCACAGTATCCCAGTCTGAATCCTCTGAACAAACAGTTCAGAATAATACAAACATACAAAAGCGTAAATTAGCTATTTCTAAATTTGCAAATCCTGAGTACAATGCGCCGATTAGTAATATCTGCATCTGCCAAGTAATCAATCACATGGAAGCAGAAAAAGTCGGATTGTTTATCAAAGATAAATACTTAGCAGCTATTAACTGGCAAGGACAAGAACCTACACACAAGCACACTTTCTCTAGTGGCACGCCAGAAATGGGAGTATTGCTGCAATCGCCCAGGATGCACATTCTTGATGTTTCTCCCAGATATATTGAGCAACGCGATGATGGCAAAATTGTAGGAGTGTACGAATCACCTGATGGGTACGAAATGTACCAAGCACTTGGCAAAGATGCCGCAGTATTGAGACGGTTTTATTTGTTGCAGCTTGTTGATGAAAATAATCATAACCTGCACTCAGTACCAATTGTCTTATCAATCAAAGGCGTTGCATCATCAAAATTTGGCGAGGCTTATAAACAGTTCCAACGCGAACTAGAGGTTGCATTCGCACGATTTACTGATAAAACTGTCGCTGAAAAACGTGCAGAGTTTCATCGTCTCGGTGTATTTCAACCCACCTTTACACCATCTCTTGAACCTAAAGAAGCAGTCAATCAAAGAGATAAATCTTGGGTAGCAGTTGTCACTTCTTATAAATCACCAAATCCTGATGGAAGTGATTTTCTCGAATTCTTCTCAGAAGAGAAAGAAATCGATATCCAAACAACAATGCAGGCAAATCCTGAATTCTCTCACCGCATCGGTAAAACATCAACTGTTGTAGCAGAACATAATCGCCTGGTAGGTGCAGCTGATATGCCAGTAGCAGCACTTCCTCCTAGTACAGCAGGTCAGACTTATACAGCATACAGTACTGAAATGGAAGAATTGCCTTACTGAAACAACTATCTCATGTAACCGAAAAGGGTGCTAGAAATAGCGCCCGTTCAAACATCATCTACTAAAAGCAAAGTAACAAATGAAACTAAACATTGAACAAGCTAAACTCGCAGAAATTCTAGAAACCGCTTATCTCGCAATTAGTCCTAAGCCTACTGACCCAATTTTAGGAAATATCTTACTGATAGCAAATGAAGATGGGATAGTATCAGCAACAGGAACAAACCTCAACCTCACAATTCATACTACAACGACCGCAAATGTGGAAACGTCAGGTCAGGTAGCACTACCAGCCAAACTATTAACTGACACTATTAACAATGTCAGAGGAGAAATTACCTTAGAGGTAGAAAACCAAGCCTGCATAATTACTCACAATAGCGGTAAATGCCGTCTGATTGGCGGAAAACCTGACGAGTTTCCAACTCTTCCCAAGGGAGAAAATCCAATAGAAGTAAATTTAAGTGCCAAGAAACTCCAAGCTGCACTTGAAGGGACACTCTATTGCACCAATGGTGACGAAACAAAGTTAGTTTTAACTGGTGTCAACTTCAAAATTGATACTAATAAGTGGCAAGCTGCTAGTACAAATGGTCACAAATTAGCACTAGTCACAGGAATACTTGATAGCGAATATTCTGACCCAATTGACTTTACTGTTCCAGGTAAGTCACTTAGCGAGTTAAACAAAATTCTCTCTCAAAGTGCCGATACAAGCGTGTGCAATATTCTTCTATCAAATAAAACTATTGAGTTTAGTCTTCCTCACACAAAAGTCATTTCCCGACTTTTAGAGGGAGAATACCCCAAAATCAATAGTTTGATTCCCAGAACATTTGAGTATGAATTTACATTAGAACGCAAGGGATTTGAGAGCGCACTGAAGCGGGTAAGTTATCTAGCCGAACGCAAGCAAAAGGTTGTCAAAATTCTCTGGGAATTGGAAGCTACACAGGCAACACTTTACACCGAAGCTACTGATATCGGGGATGCAGTTGACTCGGTACTGATGAAACCAGCAACTAGTCATTC from Tolypothrix sp. PCC 7712 includes these protein-coding regions:
- a CDS encoding type I restriction-modification system subunit M — protein: MQLSLLNLPYNENNSPLADIFNIPHLEKAEALRNLAASMQPTIDQKKNPAIGNQRVTKHRKTIAQGIIQEGLELEIIQSWLFAIAQMWEVGNIPPILRGISHKSQVEVLFRISQMGETIQKVQEKLAGEYYQDWVKSLSRAGLHTPSEIISAITEIQQVVKPEAINTTKEQLNRLELEIIGMKDGDFFPTPKPVCQRLVQLADIKPNWQILEPSAGSGNIAEYITNTYPNVQLEVVEINYDLQQILELKGFNIVGKNFLEFNPSHLYNACIMNPPFCELVQHIYQAWKLLITGGVLVSVIPESVFFNRKYKTFKNWLIANNSYVEMVDKDAFLSSNNPTNVATRIIKLIKP
- the dnaN gene encoding DNA polymerase III subunit beta — its product is MKLNIEQAKLAEILETAYLAISPKPTDPILGNILLIANEDGIVSATGTNLNLTIHTTTTANVETSGQVALPAKLLTDTINNVRGEITLEVENQACIITHNSGKCRLIGGKPDEFPTLPKGENPIEVNLSAKKLQAALEGTLYCTNGDETKLVLTGVNFKIDTNKWQAASTNGHKLALVTGILDSEYSDPIDFTVPGKSLSELNKILSQSADTSVCNILLSNKTIEFSLPHTKVISRLLEGEYPKINSLIPRTFEYEFTLERKGFESALKRVSYLAERKQKVVKILWELEATQATLYTEATDIGDAVDSVLMKPATSHSENISIGLNIDYLIEGLKHISTDEIVVRCNKPTQPVIICPMGGLLNQLYLVMPVEIKQGFEKVNNQSTKTEASTQPEPSTEEVTDIAQATNDSDNSETEIQSLVAKDTTKGKSTSRSSRTKKEAATA
- a CDS encoding DUF5895 domain-containing protein, which codes for MPKSQTKPTNSATEESTVSQSESSEQTVQNNTNIQKRKLAISKFANPEYNAPISNICICQVINHMEAEKVGLFIKDKYLAAINWQGQEPTHKHTFSSGTPEMGVLLQSPRMHILDVSPRYIEQRDDGKIVGVYESPDGYEMYQALGKDAAVLRRFYLLQLVDENNHNLHSVPIVLSIKGVASSKFGEAYKQFQRELEVAFARFTDKTVAEKRAEFHRLGVFQPTFTPSLEPKEAVNQRDKSWVAVVTSYKSPNPDGSDFLEFFSEEKEIDIQTTMQANPEFSHRIGKTSTVVAEHNRLVGAADMPVAALPPSTAGQTYTAYSTEMEELPY